A DNA window from Desulfobacterales bacterium contains the following coding sequences:
- a CDS encoding DUF935 family protein, producing the protein MADENRKKPVTDEIATAQKDIDIFSGWLNRLENPDPVLLTESNGRGLKLYDEVARDAHAGSVLQTRYLAVAGREWEIVPADESSRAQEIADKVHEAVEGLNFTRSVAELLQAVLYGFYVVEVMWHEAGGLWVPAALVGKHPRRFSFTMDRELRLLTPANMLDGEALPDRKFVVFSWGSSDNPYGSGMGQKLWWPVWFKKNGIKFWLVFLEKFGMPTALGKYPPGTAPDQQQALLDALDAVHADTGIKIPNSMEIELLEAARTGSVSYESMCDYMDRQISKAVLGQTLTTEVKGEGSLAAGKVHNEVRGDIIKADADLLCETLNSTLIRWIVDYNFPGVTDYPALWIRTEAEQDLKALAERDKILLVDMGMAGRVPESYVSDTYGIPLADAGQPTIKAKSEPEKADADAKNAGKAPAFSAGSRFTPDQQAIEDGVDSILPVASAQRDRITADILAAVEQAQSWEDLTMLLAEMLDDEPAAEELAQTLSRAMVAAHMWGRYAKR; encoded by the coding sequence ATGGCTGACGAGAACCGCAAAAAACCGGTCACCGATGAAATCGCGACCGCCCAGAAAGACATCGATATCTTCTCCGGATGGCTCAACCGCCTTGAAAACCCGGACCCGGTGCTCTTAACGGAATCCAACGGCCGGGGCTTGAAGCTCTATGACGAGGTGGCCCGGGACGCCCATGCCGGAAGCGTGCTGCAAACCCGGTATCTGGCGGTGGCCGGGCGCGAGTGGGAGATCGTTCCGGCGGATGAGAGCAGCCGGGCGCAAGAGATCGCGGATAAAGTGCATGAGGCGGTTGAGGGCCTGAATTTCACGCGCAGCGTGGCCGAACTCCTTCAGGCCGTGCTCTACGGGTTTTATGTGGTGGAAGTGATGTGGCATGAAGCGGGCGGCCTCTGGGTCCCCGCCGCCCTGGTCGGCAAGCACCCGCGACGGTTCAGCTTCACGATGGACCGGGAGTTGCGGCTCCTGACGCCCGCCAACATGCTCGATGGCGAGGCGCTGCCGGATCGCAAATTCGTGGTGTTCAGTTGGGGCAGCTCGGACAACCCTTACGGCAGCGGCATGGGCCAAAAACTCTGGTGGCCGGTCTGGTTTAAGAAAAACGGCATCAAATTCTGGCTGGTGTTTCTGGAAAAATTCGGCATGCCGACCGCGCTCGGCAAATACCCGCCCGGCACGGCGCCGGACCAACAACAGGCGCTGCTGGATGCGCTCGATGCCGTTCATGCGGATACGGGCATCAAGATCCCGAACAGCATGGAGATAGAACTTTTGGAGGCGGCCAGGACCGGGAGCGTCTCCTACGAATCGATGTGCGATTACATGGACCGGCAGATTTCAAAGGCCGTGCTGGGGCAAACGCTCACCACCGAGGTCAAGGGCGAGGGCTCGCTGGCCGCCGGCAAGGTTCACAACGAGGTCCGCGGGGACATTATCAAGGCCGATGCGGATCTATTGTGCGAGACGCTGAATTCAACGCTTATCCGCTGGATCGTGGACTATAATTTTCCGGGGGTGACCGATTACCCGGCGCTGTGGATCCGCACCGAGGCCGAGCAGGATTTAAAGGCCCTGGCCGAGCGGGACAAGATTTTACTGGTCGATATGGGGATGGCCGGGAGAGTGCCTGAGAGCTACGTCAGCGATACCTACGGTATTCCCCTGGCCGATGCAGGCCAACCGACGATTAAGGCCAAAAGCGAGCCGGAAAAGGCCGATGCCGACGCCAAGAATGCGGGGAAAGCGCCGGCCTTTTCGGCTGGAAGCCGGTTCACCCCGGATCAGCAGGCGATCGAGGACGGCGTAGACAGCATCCTGCCGGTGGCCTCGGCCCAGCGGGACCGGATAACGGCCGACATTCTGGCGGCGGTCGAGCAGGCGCAGTCCTGGGAGGATCTGACGATGTTACTGGCCGAGATGCTCGATGATGAGCCGGCCGCGGAAGAACTGGCGCAAACCCTTTCCCGGGCGATGGTGGCGGCCCATATGTGGGGGCGGTATGCCAAGCGTTAA
- a CDS encoding terminase family protein: MSEIFYPYQQRWVTTDSRFKVGMFARQTGKTFTTTFEVAKDCQVADIEGRRARWVILSRGERQAREAMEEGVKRHCQAMGAVIKAVETEYRGDATYKALEVVWPNGSKITALPANPDTARGFSANVFLDEFAFHQDSRKIWTALFPVISAGWKLRVVSTPNGKDNKFYDLMTGDDPVWYRQTTDIYQAVNDGLPRNIEELKRALDDEDAWAQEFELKWLDEASAWLSFELINAVEHEKAGDPSQYAGGPCFVGVDIGARKDLFVIYVLEAVGDVMWTREIIAKKRISFAEQDALLDEVMARYRVARCCMDQTGMGEKPVEDAQRRHGTYRVEGVLFNLASKLMLATVGKEAFEDRKIRIPMGDAHLRADLHKLKKVPTATGAPRFMADSDSAGHADRTWACFLALHAAGNPAGPIEFESTGRRTYTKLTHFMGARNG, translated from the coding sequence ATGAGCGAGATCTTCTACCCATACCAGCAACGCTGGGTAACCACCGATTCGCGGTTCAAGGTGGGGATGTTCGCTCGGCAAACCGGCAAAACCTTCACCACCACGTTTGAGGTGGCCAAGGACTGCCAGGTCGCGGACATCGAAGGCCGGCGGGCAAGATGGGTGATTTTATCCCGCGGGGAAAGACAAGCCCGCGAAGCCATGGAGGAAGGCGTTAAACGGCATTGCCAGGCCATGGGCGCGGTCATCAAAGCCGTTGAAACGGAGTACCGGGGGGATGCCACTTACAAGGCCCTTGAAGTCGTTTGGCCCAATGGGTCCAAGATTACGGCCCTTCCGGCGAACCCGGACACGGCGCGGGGGTTTTCGGCGAACGTCTTTCTGGATGAGTTCGCCTTCCATCAGGATTCAAGAAAAATCTGGACCGCCCTTTTCCCGGTTATATCCGCCGGGTGGAAGCTTCGGGTGGTTTCGACGCCGAACGGCAAGGACAACAAGTTTTACGATCTCATGACCGGCGATGATCCGGTCTGGTACCGGCAAACGACCGACATCTATCAGGCCGTTAATGATGGGCTTCCGAGAAACATCGAGGAGTTGAAGCGCGCGCTCGATGACGAGGACGCCTGGGCGCAGGAATTTGAACTGAAGTGGCTCGATGAGGCGTCCGCCTGGCTGTCCTTCGAACTCATCAACGCCGTTGAGCACGAAAAGGCAGGCGACCCTTCGCAGTACGCCGGCGGCCCCTGCTTCGTTGGGGTGGATATCGGCGCCAGAAAGGACCTCTTTGTCATCTATGTGCTGGAAGCCGTCGGGGACGTGATGTGGACCCGCGAAATCATCGCGAAGAAACGCATCAGCTTTGCCGAACAGGATGCGCTGCTGGATGAGGTGATGGCCCGGTACAGGGTTGCCCGATGCTGCATGGACCAGACCGGCATGGGGGAAAAGCCCGTGGAGGACGCCCAGCGCAGACACGGAACCTATCGCGTCGAGGGCGTGCTCTTTAACCTTGCCAGCAAGCTGATGCTGGCGACGGTCGGCAAGGAAGCCTTCGAGGATCGAAAGATCCGGATCCCGATGGGGGATGCCCATCTGCGGGCGGATTTGCACAAACTGAAAAAAGTGCCCACGGCCACCGGCGCCCCGAGGTTTATGGCCGATTCCGACAGCGCGGGGCATGCGGATAGGACGTGGGCGTGTTTTCTGGCGCTTCATGCGGCAGGCAATCCCGCCGGCCCGATCGAATTTGAGTCCACGGGGCGAAGGACATACACGAAACTGACGCACTTCATGGGAGCGCGAAATGGCTGA
- a CDS encoding DUF3486 family protein, with the protein MAKKKRIGRGQLSTVDRIPEDIRVEINAELRSRRKTQQEILQAVNPLLEERGERPLTRSALNRYAMWAEEKNTMMRQAREAANTLVGGLGEQTGTDLGRAVTELVKTLTFDLILRAQDGDSEEPIDVDTLNKVALIAQRIELASKTSLDRETAIRDEAQKQERERLKAKTMGAMAEASQQTGGKMSSEMFKKIIMETYGA; encoded by the coding sequence ATGGCTAAAAAAAAGCGCATCGGGCGCGGGCAGCTCTCCACCGTGGATCGGATTCCGGAGGATATCCGGGTCGAGATCAACGCGGAGTTAAGATCCCGCAGAAAAACCCAGCAGGAGATCTTGCAGGCGGTGAATCCGCTGCTAGAGGAGCGCGGGGAACGGCCGCTGACCCGGTCCGCGCTGAACCGGTACGCCATGTGGGCGGAAGAGAAAAACACGATGATGCGGCAGGCCAGAGAGGCCGCGAACACCCTGGTGGGCGGACTCGGCGAACAGACCGGGACGGATCTTGGCCGGGCCGTGACGGAGCTGGTAAAGACCCTCACATTTGACTTGATCCTGCGGGCGCAGGACGGGGATTCCGAAGAGCCGATCGATGTGGACACGCTGAACAAGGTGGCGCTGATCGCGCAGCGCATCGAGCTTGCGAGCAAAACGAGCCTGGACCGGGAAACCGCGATCCGGGACGAGGCGCAAAAACAGGAGCGGGAGCGGCTCAAAGCCAAAACCATGGGCGCGATGGCCGAAGCCTCGCAGCAGACCGGCGGCAAGATGTCTTCCGAGATGTTCAAGAAAATCATCATGGAAACCTACGGCGCATGA
- a CDS encoding ArsR family transcriptional regulator, with translation MPVNYEDIVREHLRITLLRLLNEQPDCTLNESLLTDLSGSYGFSASRDRVRTELAWLREQGLVTVDDMCGLMVATLTSRGEDVVCARVVVPGVKRPRPNHG, from the coding sequence ATGCCTGTAAACTATGAAGACATCGTCAGAGAGCATTTACGCATCACCCTGCTGCGGCTGCTGAACGAGCAGCCGGATTGTACGCTGAATGAATCGCTGTTGACCGATCTTTCCGGCTCCTACGGGTTTTCCGCGAGCCGGGACCGCGTGCGGACCGAGCTTGCCTGGTTGCGTGAGCAGGGCCTGGTCACCGTGGACGATATGTGCGGCCTCATGGTGGCGACGCTCACGAGCCGGGGCGAGGATGTGGTGTGTGCGCGCGTGGTGGTCCCCGGCGTGAAGCGGCCGAGGCCGAACCATGGCTAA
- a CDS encoding DUF2730 family protein codes for MTRDLAFWALIFNVANSALTFIVGAFVWLMKRAQISIDRFRAVEHGIGLRLDDHDQRLIKVEAACGYAPTHTDLGKMYARMNDISGQVKQLTGGVDALKASVELIHEHLLNGGR; via the coding sequence ATGACGCGGGATTTGGCTTTTTGGGCGCTCATATTCAACGTGGCGAATAGCGCGCTGACCTTTATCGTCGGGGCGTTCGTCTGGCTGATGAAGCGGGCGCAGATCAGCATCGACCGGTTCCGGGCGGTGGAACACGGGATCGGGTTGCGGCTGGATGATCATGACCAGCGGTTGATAAAAGTGGAGGCGGCGTGCGGGTATGCGCCGACCCATACGGATCTCGGGAAGATGTACGCGCGAATGAACGATATTTCCGGGCAGGTGAAGCAGTTGACCGGCGGGGTGGATGCGCTCAAGGCGAGTGTGGAATTGATTCACGAGCACCTGTTGAACGGCGGGAGGTAG
- a CDS encoding TraR/DksA family transcriptional regulator has product MTQGNAEAPMDECDIGLRATEAMQRAGIARARRRLYGGEGLSECEDCGEEIPEKRRALVPGCTRCVACQTRFEKGLG; this is encoded by the coding sequence ATGACGCAGGGCAACGCTGAGGCGCCGATGGATGAGTGCGATATCGGCCTGCGGGCGACCGAGGCGATGCAGCGGGCCGGCATCGCCCGCGCCCGGCGGCGGCTTTACGGTGGCGAGGGGTTGAGCGAATGCGAGGATTGCGGAGAAGAAATTCCGGAAAAACGGCGGGCGCTGGTGCCGGGATGCACCCGGTGCGTGGCATGTCAAACACGATTTGAGAAGGGGCTCGGATGA